The DNA region GTGGCGAGCACGACCCACCTGAATGGTGAGTACGTGATCTCCTTGATCGGTGTGGACATGGGTGCACATCCCCTTTGATGAGGTACTGCTTCGGGTAGGGAGGTTGGGGTGCTGCACCGTCGGGGCCGGAGGACCGTGGGCTCAATCCCAGAACGGCTGTCGTGCGAACTGCGGGGGGCTAGAAGCTGTCGATGTACCGGTTGGCGTGGTACCCGGCCATTCGGCCGGAGTTGATGGCGAAGCCCATGGTGTTGCCGGGCAGGTAGAAGCAGTACGAGTCGCCGAAGATGCCGCAGGCGTCGGTGCCTGAGGCGTACAGGCCGTCGATCGGCAGACCCGCCGTGTCGAGCACCTGGAGGTCGTCGTTGACCGCGACGCCGCCGAGGCTGCCGTAGCCGGCCGGGAAGTGCCGTGCCACGTAGTACTTCGCGCCGGTCAGCGGCCGCAGGTACTTGTACGGCTTGAAGAACTGGTCATCGGTCGTGGCGCAGAGCTGGTTGTACTCCTCGACGGTGGCCTTCAGGGCTCCGGCGTCGATGCCGGTCAGCTCGGCGACCTCGTCGAGCGTGTCGCACACCCAGAAGTTCTTGGTGTGCCTCTGCTCATCGTTGTGCAGGTCGGACAGGCCTGAGGCCTCGACCCCCGCGCCGGACACGTACGCGTCGACCTCCTTGTCCCACTTGTCCACCGTCTTGACGTTGTGGTGGAAGGTGACGTAGTCCAGGCCCTTGGCCCGGTAGTCGTCGATCACCGAGTCGGACACGATCGTGAACGCCACGCGCTCGCGCTGCCGGGCGATCGCGTTGCCGGTGTAGACGGTGTTGTTCATGATCTCTTCGTCGATGAACCGCTTGCCGTCGAGGTTGACCATGAGGTTCGGCTGACGCATGGTCTCGGAGATCGTCTTGAGGACGTCGGTCACGCCGGGCGTGGTGTAGGTGAGCTCCATGGTGGGCTTGGTGCGCCCGGCGCCGACCTCCCAGAGCATCGACAGACCCTCGCCGTCCACGCCCGGGACCCGGAACGAGTGCAGGTCCTTGCCCCACTCGAAGCCCAGGTGGTCGTTGATCATCTTCGGACTGTTGCCGAACCCGCCGGTGGCCACGATCACCGCGTTGCACGCGGCGGTCAGGGCCACGCCGTCCTCGCCGACCAGCTCGACCGCCGCGACCGCACCGACCTCGAGCACGATCTTGGTGGCCTTGGTCCGGTACATGATCCGTACGCCGAGGTCCTCGGCCTGCTCGGTGAGCGCCTTGTACAGGCTGGACGCCGCGCGCTCGGCCGGCTTGTCCGACCCGGCGGTCTTGACCACGTGCCAGGTCTGCTTGGAGGTCTCGAAGTACTTGTAGGCGCCGAGGAACTCCACGCCCATCTTCTCCAGCCAGGTGATGGTGTCCGCCGACTGCGCGAAGTACTTGCGCACCAGCCGGGCGTCGACCTGCCAGTGGGTGTACTCCATCAGGAAGCGGAACGCGTCCTCCACGGACAGGTCGACCATCTGGGCCTTCTGCTGCTTGGACTC from Cellulomonas sp. KRMCY2 includes:
- a CDS encoding FAD-dependent oxidoreductase is translated as MSDLEADVIVIGGGASGITAAVAAAEKGASVIVLEKGSTTGGAANMGMGFFAVESKQQKAQMVDLSVEDAFRFLMEYTHWQVDARLVRKYFAQSADTITWLEKMGVEFLGAYKYFETSKQTWHVVKTAGSDKPAERAASSLYKALTEQAEDLGVRIMYRTKATKIVLEVGAVAAVELVGEDGVALTAACNAVIVATGGFGNSPKMINDHLGFEWGKDLHSFRVPGVDGEGLSMLWEVGAGRTKPTMELTYTTPGVTDVLKTISETMRQPNLMVNLDGKRFIDEEIMNNTVYTGNAIARQRERVAFTIVSDSVIDDYRAKGLDYVTFHHNVKTVDKWDKEVDAYVSGAGVEASGLSDLHNDEQRHTKNFWVCDTLDEVAELTGIDAGALKATVEEYNQLCATTDDQFFKPYKYLRPLTGAKYYVARHFPAGYGSLGGVAVNDDLQVLDTAGLPIDGLYASGTDACGIFGDSYCFYLPGNTMGFAINSGRMAGYHANRYIDSF